In Gadus morhua chromosome 5, gadMor3.0, whole genome shotgun sequence, the genomic stretch ACAGAACTTTCTTTTTTGATGTCCACCCACCCCTTGGAAAAGTAAAGTAGTACTTCATCCGATTTTCAGAAGCTGTTTTTGTGAACTATtcaatacacaaatacaatgttAAACCCAGCTTGACAGGTGATGCTCTCCCCTCTGTGACAGATACTCATAGGTCTCGCTGGTTACATGACCGGCTACGATGGGACATTTCCCTTTGTCAAACCAGGCGATAAATACGGACATCACAACTACTGGGGTATGAGAGGGGTGAGTTTAATTTCCACTGTAAGTAATCAGTGAACGCTAGTCTACAGGTTGTGGTGATTATAAAACGACGTCATTGgacccagacgctgattggatGACGGTTTCTGTGTTAGTTCTGTGCAGCCTTAGGCTCCTCTCTCCCGGTGTTCGCCTACTTCATCGTGCTGGAGCTGTCTCACTCCAACTCAGCAGCTCTTATCGCCGCCGCTCTGCTTATATTTGGTGAGTATTTGCCTCAACACAGAGGATGGAAAAACTAATGAGGTCCCAAGAGGCTGAGTTTTTGACCTTAAATTGTGCCTGATGTCATACAGTATTAAGAGCATCCTgatttaaacaaaaaataaacaacttaGTTGGAGGTAAATTACAGAGGACGGGAACTGTCCTCTGAATTAGCAATTTTATTAAAGAGAACATAAATGTATTTATCACTCGCATTACTTCTTCAAACAAACTAAAACTGTACAATCTGTTTCAACCCCTGGACAGACACTGGCTCCATCACTATTTCCCAGTACATCCTTTTGGATCCAATTCTGATGTTCTTCATCATGGGAGCAGTGCTGAGCATGGTCAAGTTCAACCAGCAGAAGTCAAGGTAGAACGCCTTCTCCATAATAACTCTGTATTCCACTGTTATGGACTAAAGTCATCACTAGTGGTCCATGTTCCAGAGTCAGATGATGCACAGGCATGCTGTTAAAGGGCTGATATCATGCTCTTTCAACTTTTCCATTTGCTTTAGACTGTTATATGacgtatgtatacatgttttatATCTGCTAGGCTAGAAAATTCTAAGTCTGAGCCAGAGTATTCGCCCCCACCGAGAACTCCGGTGGGGTGGTTCAAAAAGTGTGAAACAGCTTGTTTGCGCTCACACTGTTACTTCCGTAATAGTTTGACATCAGACTGCAGTTGGCGGTTCTGAAGTTCAGAAGTCGCGCCTCCCGGCTACCCTCAACACTACACGGGGTGTAAATTAGCCAACAAACGTGCAAAAAGTTCGGCCAATCAAAGCAGAGTGGGCATGCTGagtgctgaccaatcacagcagagcgGGTTTCTCGGGAGGGGGGCCTGAAGTTGCTGAAATTGGTTTTACAGAAATTAACggtgtgagaataataaggggtattgTTAACATTCAGGCAtgtacccccaaatgcaattataaaCCCTAAAGAAGCATGATGTGGGTTCTTTAAGACGGAAATTACGTTGTTTTTCCCCTCAGACCCTTCTGTGCGTCCTGGTGGCTATGGTTGCTGCTGACGGGGGTGAACCTCTCCGGGGCCATCGGGGTGAAGTTTGTGGGGCTTTTTGTCATCCTGCTGGTGGGCCTCAACACGGCAGGGGACCTCTGGGCCCTGCTGGGAGACCTGCAGCTCTCGCTGGTATAAAAGGGACAAAGGGTCCACCTCTACCGCAGTGGGAATACGTTCTGAATGCATAATAGTGGATGACACCAGATGCTCAACCAAtcggctgtctctctcttatcttCCCTCGGGTCAGGTGGATGTCGCAAAGCACCTCCTGGCCCGGGTCACAGGACTCATCCTGCTGCCCCTGTTGCTCTATGTCACAGTATTCGCAGTTCATTTTGCCGTGTTGAACAAAAGGTGAGTTTGTATTGCACTGTCCTTACTTTGGGACAAGTAGCATTTGCGTGATGTTCAAATGTTCCACTTTGTCGGAGTTGCCATGATGATTGTTATTTTGTCAAACCAGTGGTCCAGGAGATGGCTTCTTCAGTTCTGCTTTTCAGTCCCGTCTGATAGGAAACAACCTGCACAATGCGTCCATGCCCAAGTGTGAGCTCCTTGCACTCTAtccactctctccatctgttgGATTCTATCGCCTATACTCCTAGTTGTTAATTCTGCTGTATCTGCTCAGACTTGGCGTACGGATCCACCATCACAGTGAAGAATCTACGTATTGCCGGTGGTTATCTGCACTCCCACTGGCACCTGTACCCAGAAGGAGTTGGAGCCAAGCAGCAGCAGGTCCGACAGACACGCTTTGTACAATCATTGATATTGATTAATCATTCAGACTTTTAGGCTTTGATCCAAATTGTGACATCCAAGTTTGGTCGGTAGCTATGACCGTATTCACAAACACAACGACGTGTGATGCATGGATATCAGCGTCCTCCAGATGGTCATCATGTCGTCCGTATGTGTTCTGTCCCTGCAGGTGACTGCGTACCTCCACAAAGACTACAACAACCTGTGGCTGGTCCACAAACCAGACGACGGCCAGGGTGAGACCAAGGGCTTCCTGGACGTCTGGACTCTCTCTGcattttcatttacatttagggcatttagaagaagcttttttatccaaagcaacttacaaaaCGTACTTCTTTAAGAAGAAAGAGATACAACAATATACCgatgtcagtacagtaaggatgttcattcAACCAATTGCCAAGCACTAGGTCGCTAGGTTAGCCCagtccctgtatacaacaaagatgtcTTGGGGATGATGCTACACAATGTTAAGCACTACTTTTAATGTTAGGTGTTGACATTGTTTATGGCTGTCTTTATTAACACTTAGACCACCCTAAGACCCCTGAGCTGGGCCGCCACGGGGACATCGTCCGACATTCAACCAATTGCCAAGCACTAGGTCGCTATGTTAGCCCagtccctgtatacaacaaagatgtcTTGGGGATGATGCTACACAATGTTAAGCACTACTTTTAATGTTAGGTGTTGACATTGTTTATGGCTGTCTTTATTAACACTTAGACCACCCTAAGACCCCTGAGCTGGTCCGCCACGGGGACATCGTCCGACTTGAGCACAAAGAGTAAGAACCAACACTAGCCAACAAAACCAACAATAAAACTACAGCGTAACCACTGATGGTTGATGATTATTTTGTGAGTAACATTGCATATTATTGTATCTGTTTAATATGACGCATCTCCTCTCCGCGCCAGAACCACCAGGAACCTCCACAGCCACCTCCAGGAAGCGCCCATGACCAGGAAACACTTCCAGGTCACAGGTTATGGCATCGTGAGTAGACCCCCTTACTCAATCTAATCGTTTGACCATTGGTCGTTCACTTTTAGGTTAGTTTACCTCGGTTAGCTAAGAAACTCAATCTGATTTCACAAACATatctgtgggagtgtgtgtagatgatggctggtttaagcagcctcgcCTGGCTGAGTCTGACTGGGTGAGGTTCCGCAGCCGTTgtgtaatcagtgtgcacaggttaaaccagccgtctcCACACGCACTCGGGAGATCTCCTGGAAGGCAGCGGAGCCCCCTTGCCTTGCAATACACCGGGTTTTTGACCCCTCCACCCTGTATCCTAGTCACCTGGGTGGAGAGTGGCATAGACATGTGCTACAATAACCCTTTACACTAGTACCTCTTGATAAGCGGTTATTGTGAATGAATCAAAACGATGAACTTTTTGATAGAACACAGGATCACATGACTTCCTGCCTGCCTCCCTCTGTTCTCGTTCAGAACGGCAGCGGTGATTCCAACGACCTGTGGCGGTTAGAGGTctgcggggggaggaggggagacccCGTGAAGGTCCTCCGCAGCAAGGTGCGCTTGCTGCATGTGGCCACCGGCTGTGTGCTCTACTCCTCAGGAAAGACCCTTCCCAAGTGGTACCCAACgcctctctttgtttacttgatCCATTTCATCGATCGCCCCCGCGTGATTACATCAACCATCCATACATCGTACAGATTCACTCACACAAGGTGACCCTGTGTTCTCGTGTACTGTCTAGGGGCtgggagcaggtggaggtgacCTGTAGCCCCTACCTCAAGGAGACACCTAACTCACAGTGGAACATTGAGGACCACATCAATCCCAAACGTAAGCAAATGGGTCAATATACAGTGTGGCGCTCTTTGCTTTAACCATGTCTTTATTGTCCTTCATGggctgaccgtgtgtgtgtgtgtgtgtgtgtggtgtgtgtgtgtgtgtgtgtgtgtgtgtgtgtgtgtgtgtgtgtgtgtgtgtgtgtgtgtgtgtgtgtgtgtgtgtctgtgtctgtgtgtgtccccagtgCCCAACATCAGCCTGTCAGTGCTGAAGCCCCATTTCCTGGAGATCTTGCTGGAGTCCCATATCGTTATGATCAGGGTACGAGCCGATCAAAGATCAAGgatcatcattatcattatcagcCAATTGAAAGATACCATTGGTTTTTATGTCGTCTGATATGTTTGTTTTTAGGGCAACAGCGGACTGAAGCCCAAAGATAGCGAGATTAACTCCAGACCGTGGCACTGGCCCATCAACTACCAGGTGAGCTCTGCGTTCCACAAACTTGACTCAATGTTGTCATGAATAGCACCAGGGTAACTGATTGCTATGTTTCttctttttgtgtgttgctTTTAAGGGCTTGAGGTTTTCTGGCGTCAATGAGACGGAGTATCGCGTGTACTTGCTCGGGAACCCAGTGAGTGACTAACTATCTTGTCCTTCCGTGATACGCCTGAGGTTTGTGACGGGCATTTAGGTTGGGTTTGCCATATTGCTTAACACTAGTACGGCCTCCTCCTTAGGTCACCTGGTGGCTCAATTTAGCATGCCTGGGCCTGTATGCAGTCATGGTGGCGGTGGCCTCTATAGCTCTCCAAAGAGACGTGCATCTCAGCCAAAAGAGACGAGGTACACATAATAAAACCTTCCAAATGCACCTCCGATACTTTAAGGGTATATGCGTTTGTCAATTCCAACGTGCCGCTGAATGTGCCCCCCTGGGTTTGCCCCAGAGCACTGCTGGGTGCTGATGCGGGGCGGGGGGCAGCTGGTGCTGGGCTGGCTCCTCCACTACGCTCCCTTCTACACCATGGGCCGCATCctctactaccaccactacttcCCTGCCATGCTGTTCAGCAGCATGCTCACGGGTAGGTCAGACCTGTGCGTGCTTCCCTCGTTATGAGGCTCCAGTgagatgtttttgtttgtttatttgggggggagtttttgtgtgtgttttttgttattaAGAAATATGTTTGTtcgttattaggggtccaagccaaaaggttggatccctattgtttttgtagcgatttttcttatttttattattattcttacctccctaaaactgggaccacagc encodes the following:
- the pomt2 gene encoding protein O-mannosyl-transferase 2, whose product is MAKDEEDLTALRQRKTCLISENKRTLHTPLPEAQSNRLENEDDKQASNGTSCWTERSITPPGAQPPNTILVLLVLGLSFATRFYKLAEPPHICWDETHFGKMGSYYINRTFFFDVHPPLGKILIGLAGYMTGYDGTFPFVKPGDKYGHHNYWGMRGFCAALGSSLPVFAYFIVLELSHSNSAALIAAALLIFDTGSITISQYILLDPILMFFIMGAVLSMVKFNQQKSRPFCASWWLWLLLTGVNLSGAIGVKFVGLFVILLVGLNTAGDLWALLGDLQLSLVDVAKHLLARVTGLILLPLLLYVTVFAVHFAVLNKSGPGDGFFSSAFQSRLIGNNLHNASMPKYLAYGSTITVKNLRIAGGYLHSHWHLYPEGVGAKQQQVTAYLHKDYNNLWLVHKPDDGQDHPKTPELVRHGDIVRLEHKETTRNLHSHLQEAPMTRKHFQVTGYGINGSGDSNDLWRLEVCGGRRGDPVKVLRSKVRLLHVATGCVLYSSGKTLPKWGWEQVEVTCSPYLKETPNSQWNIEDHINPKLPNISLSVLKPHFLEILLESHIVMIRGNSGLKPKDSEINSRPWHWPINYQGLRFSGVNETEYRVYLLGNPVTWWLNLACLGLYAVMVAVASIALQRDVHLSQKRREHCWVLMRGGGQLVLGWLLHYAPFYTMGRILYYHHYFPAMLFSSMLTGLTLDTLLHSADLFLSPPRADWLLRLGQVALLFSVLYSFYIFHPLSYGMRGPLAHEPGSAMAGLKWMDSWEF